One region of Phycisphaerae bacterium genomic DNA includes:
- a CDS encoding glycine--tRNA ligase, translating to MDRIVALCKRRGFIFQSSEIYGGINGFWDYGPLGVELKRNIKDAWWHDMVHSRDDMVGLDCAIIMHPQVWKVSGHHDLFSDMMVDCTDCKRRFRADKVFIATLAGGAGPGAVLGVEADGVAGAAEALPQSIAAWAKQTNTAEFKKAEVVVTGCEARVKTARGEYTATIQPLSKISPDTPRRCPECAQTLTEAREFNLMFMTYVGALINDDSKAFLRPETAQGIFANFKNVCDTTRIKVPFGIAQIGKSFRNEITPRNFTFRSREFEQMEIEFFCHPSESNKWYEYWRDTRFNWYTSLGLASSKLRLREHDKDELSHYSCGTSDIEYAFPFLAAGDFGELEGVAHRGDFDLRSHMEGKLVNKDGKLVVDTGPDGKPKWKGSGKDLSYFDDERKERFVPHVIEPSAGADRGTLAFICEAYTVDESRPSPELMKFHPRLAPIKAAVFPLVAKDGLPEIAEPIYREVRKRWPAQYDAKQSIGKRYARMDEAGTPYCFTIDGQTKEDNTVTVRHRDTGSQNRINKSRVVDFLTEKLESHTM from the coding sequence ATGGATCGAATCGTCGCCCTCTGCAAACGCCGCGGCTTCATCTTCCAAAGCAGCGAAATCTACGGCGGCATCAACGGCTTCTGGGACTACGGCCCCCTCGGCGTCGAACTCAAACGCAACATCAAGGATGCCTGGTGGCACGACATGGTCCACTCCCGCGACGACATGGTCGGCCTCGACTGCGCGATCATCATGCACCCCCAGGTGTGGAAGGTCAGCGGACACCATGACCTGTTCAGCGACATGATGGTGGACTGCACCGACTGCAAGCGACGGTTCCGGGCCGACAAGGTGTTCATCGCCACCCTGGCTGGCGGAGCCGGGCCAGGCGCCGTGCTCGGCGTCGAGGCAGACGGTGTCGCCGGCGCGGCCGAAGCCCTGCCCCAGTCCATCGCCGCCTGGGCCAAACAAACCAACACCGCCGAGTTCAAGAAGGCCGAGGTCGTGGTCACCGGCTGCGAGGCCCGGGTCAAGACCGCCAGGGGCGAGTACACCGCGACAATCCAGCCCCTCTCCAAGATCAGCCCGGACACCCCCCGCCGTTGCCCAGAGTGCGCCCAGACGCTGACCGAGGCCCGTGAATTCAACCTCATGTTCATGACCTACGTCGGAGCCCTGATCAACGACGACTCCAAAGCCTTCCTCCGCCCCGAAACCGCCCAGGGCATCTTCGCCAATTTCAAGAACGTCTGCGATACCACCCGCATCAAGGTCCCCTTCGGCATCGCCCAGATCGGCAAGAGCTTCCGAAACGAGATCACACCCCGAAACTTCACTTTCCGCTCACGCGAATTCGAGCAGATGGAAATCGAGTTCTTCTGCCATCCGAGCGAGTCCAACAAGTGGTACGAGTACTGGCGGGACACACGCTTCAACTGGTACACCAGCCTCGGCCTGGCCAGCAGCAAGCTCCGCCTCCGCGAACACGATAAGGACGAGCTGAGCCATTACAGCTGCGGCACCAGTGATATCGAATACGCCTTCCCGTTCCTCGCCGCCGGAGACTTCGGCGAGCTGGAGGGCGTAGCCCATCGCGGCGATTTCGACCTCCGCAGCCATATGGAAGGCAAGCTGGTCAATAAGGACGGTAAGCTCGTCGTCGACACCGGCCCGGACGGCAAACCCAAGTGGAAGGGCAGCGGCAAGGACCTGAGCTACTTCGACGACGAACGCAAGGAGCGGTTCGTCCCCCACGTGATCGAACCGTCCGCGGGCGCCGACCGCGGCACCCTGGCGTTCATCTGCGAGGCATACACGGTAGACGAATCACGACCCAGTCCGGAACTGATGAAGTTCCACCCCCGCCTGGCCCCGATCAAGGCGGCCGTGTTCCCCCTCGTCGCCAAGGACGGCTTGCCCGAAATCGCCGAGCCGATCTATCGCGAGGTCCGCAAACGCTGGCCAGCCCAGTACGACGCCAAACAGTCCATCGGCAAGCGCTACGCCCGCATGGACGAGGCCGGCACACCCTACTGCTTCACCATCGACGGCCAGACCAAGGAAGACAACACCGTGACCGTCCGCCACCGCGATACCGGAAGCCAAAACCGCATCAACAAGAGCCGGGTCGTCGACTTCCTGACCGAGAAGCTCGAAAGCCACACGATGTGA
- a CDS encoding acyltransferase, which translates to MARTLHCWLNGRWDSRAPPDLARSYMAMPDTTAVSAAARPGLGRRRDVDMARAVAQFAVVVFHVPQYFHRYHVDTMNASFVDWVMSACSSMHIPTFMLMAGFAAGMSRETVVDLASYIRFAGRKFCRLMLPFLSVSLLTLVIKTTLLGGTAGRLTFWQGCMATVDSVLVPRSGIAGHLWFLHCLMLIFLIWPLLQRSIPSRRTSMLLVVLAAASLIPIRWPVDGEGWSWFGLADVVTYLPIFALGFWYRRDAADGWRPRVGHLAAAAAVFIAVLCILVTRPWPSLDGGMPKRVLTLVAFTSGALMVFWGCGLLDRHAERPAAVLARIGFYSYDIYLLHVIMVGHPLSLLVGRLRPGVPSVYFWFAAVVLATMLIPMVIGRMIRRFPRLAFIVLGLPGREAVGLPGKEGVGELGGRPEPDSVLSLPGGAFDWQSVLGRAVRSNWLSTGFAWRRRRVRQVDRRGST; encoded by the coding sequence GTGGCTCGGACCCTGCATTGCTGGCTGAACGGCCGGTGGGATTCCCGGGCTCCTCCGGATCTTGCTCGCAGTTACATGGCGATGCCCGACACAACCGCTGTTTCTGCTGCCGCTCGCCCCGGTCTTGGCCGCCGCCGGGACGTGGACATGGCCCGGGCCGTGGCCCAATTTGCCGTAGTCGTGTTCCACGTTCCCCAGTACTTTCATCGGTATCACGTGGATACGATGAACGCCAGCTTCGTTGACTGGGTGATGAGTGCGTGCTCATCGATGCACATTCCGACGTTCATGCTGATGGCCGGGTTCGCCGCGGGTATGAGCCGCGAGACGGTCGTTGACCTGGCCAGTTACATCCGATTTGCAGGCAGGAAGTTCTGTCGGTTGATGCTGCCCTTTCTCTCGGTTTCGCTTCTGACCCTTGTGATCAAGACGACGCTGTTGGGTGGGACCGCGGGCCGACTCACCTTCTGGCAGGGCTGCATGGCCACGGTGGACTCGGTCCTGGTTCCGCGCAGCGGAATCGCCGGGCATTTGTGGTTTCTCCATTGTCTGATGCTCATTTTCCTGATCTGGCCGCTGCTCCAGCGATCGATTCCTTCCCGCCGAACCAGCATGCTACTCGTGGTGCTGGCTGCCGCATCCCTGATTCCGATTCGCTGGCCGGTGGACGGTGAAGGCTGGTCGTGGTTTGGCCTGGCGGACGTGGTGACTTACCTGCCGATTTTCGCTCTGGGGTTCTGGTATCGCCGCGACGCCGCCGATGGATGGCGCCCGCGAGTCGGACACCTGGCTGCCGCGGCCGCCGTGTTCATTGCGGTGTTGTGCATTCTGGTCACACGACCGTGGCCCAGCCTGGACGGCGGGATGCCCAAGCGCGTGCTGACCCTTGTTGCTTTCACCTCGGGGGCATTGATGGTCTTCTGGGGGTGCGGCTTGCTTGACCGGCATGCGGAGCGTCCTGCGGCGGTATTGGCTCGAATCGGTTTTTACTCATACGACATCTACCTACTGCACGTCATCATGGTTGGCCACCCCTTGTCGCTGCTGGTCGGGCGGCTCCGGCCGGGCGTCCCGAGCGTGTATTTCTGGTTCGCAGCGGTCGTGCTGGCCACGATGCTGATACCCATGGTGATCGGGCGGATGATCCGCCGTTTTCCGCGGTTGGCTTTCATCGTGCTGGGCTTACCCGGCCGCGAAGCCGTGGGTCTGCCAGGCAAGGAGGGCGTGGGCGAGCTGGGTGGTCGTCCGGAGCCGGATTCCGTCTTGTCCCTGCCCGGGGGGGCGTTCGATTGGCAGAGTGTCTTGGGGAGGGCGGTCAGATCGAACTGGCTTTCCACCGGTTTCGCCTGGCGACGGCGCCGAGTTCGTCAAGTGGACCGTCGCGGGTCGACCTGA
- the pgeF gene encoding peptidoglycan editing factor PgeF has translation MLQTTHGDLTLLHFPRLARETGLAHAITTKPQNYAPHRGNHREAALDARQRVCKILGLEYDRLTSPEQVHGGEVVAVENTDIGRGRDGRGTAVRYVDGLLCDKPGVPLILLSADCPLVCVYDPRRHAVGAVHASWQGTVAHATANLVAQMTRLFNCDPARLLAAISPSAGPCCYEVGHDVRRIAQGKLDHANTFFTPRNDRFLFDLWSANHAQLTASGVHPDNIEIASLCSICDHHFWSHRRDGAEAGRSALFLALRDR, from the coding sequence ATGCTTCAGACAACCCACGGCGATCTCACCCTGCTGCACTTTCCCCGCCTCGCCCGCGAGACCGGCCTCGCCCACGCCATAACCACCAAACCGCAAAACTACGCCCCCCACCGCGGCAACCACCGCGAAGCCGCCCTCGACGCGCGACAGAGGGTCTGCAAAATCCTCGGCCTGGAATACGACCGGCTCACCTCGCCCGAACAGGTCCACGGCGGCGAGGTCGTCGCCGTCGAAAACACCGACATCGGCCGGGGCCGCGATGGACGGGGCACGGCCGTTCGCTACGTGGATGGCTTGCTCTGCGACAAGCCGGGCGTCCCGTTAATCCTCCTCTCCGCCGACTGCCCGCTCGTCTGCGTCTATGATCCCCGGCGCCACGCGGTCGGAGCAGTCCACGCCAGCTGGCAGGGCACCGTCGCGCACGCCACAGCCAACCTCGTTGCCCAGATGACCCGGCTCTTCAACTGCGACCCCGCCCGACTCCTGGCCGCCATCAGCCCGTCCGCCGGCCCATGCTGCTACGAGGTGGGCCACGACGTCCGCCGCATCGCCCAAGGTAAGCTCGATCACGCCAACACGTTCTTCACCCCGCGCAACGACCGCTTCCTGTTCGATCTCTGGTCCGCCAACCACGCCCAGTTGACCGCATCCGGCGTGCACCCGGACAACATCGAGATCGCCAGCCTCTGCTCGATCTGCGACCACCACTTCTGGAGCCACCGCCGCGACGGCGCCGAGGCCGGCCGCTCCGCGCTCTTCCTGGCTCTGCGCGACCGCTGA
- the trpA gene encoding tryptophan synthase subunit alpha, whose product MSESSNRIDQAFARLAAVGRKGLLPYVTAGLPDLHTTERVLEALADTGVTAVELGFPYSDSIADGPIIQSSFTRVLDTGIRVKDILEMVKQFRRRRELPLLAMLSYSIVYRIGLQPFLRMAADGGIDGLIVPDLSLEEAPQVAARIAEAGLRLSMLVSPASSPDRRERLAELSTGFVYYMSVTGITGERDQLPPELVANVRELRKSSGRPVVVGFGISKAEQVRLVCSEADGAIIGSALVRRMMEAQDSGAGTEGIVQTAAMAVREWMSGLPEPK is encoded by the coding sequence ATGAGTGAGTCATCGAATCGCATCGATCAGGCCTTCGCTCGGCTGGCAGCGGTCGGGAGGAAGGGCTTGTTACCCTACGTGACCGCCGGCCTGCCGGACCTCCACACCACTGAGCGGGTGCTCGAAGCTCTGGCGGATACGGGTGTTACAGCTGTCGAGCTCGGGTTTCCTTATTCCGACTCGATCGCGGACGGGCCGATCATCCAGTCGTCGTTCACCCGGGTTCTGGACACGGGCATCCGTGTGAAGGACATCCTGGAGATGGTCAAGCAGTTCCGGCGGCGTCGGGAGCTGCCGTTGCTGGCCATGTTGAGTTACTCGATCGTCTATCGGATTGGGCTGCAGCCGTTCCTGCGGATGGCGGCGGACGGTGGGATCGACGGCCTGATTGTGCCCGATCTGTCGCTGGAGGAGGCCCCGCAAGTGGCGGCCCGGATTGCCGAGGCTGGGCTGCGACTGTCCATGCTGGTTTCGCCGGCCTCGTCGCCGGACCGGAGGGAGCGGCTGGCCGAGCTATCGACGGGTTTTGTCTACTACATGTCGGTGACGGGCATCACCGGCGAGCGGGACCAGCTGCCGCCGGAGCTGGTTGCCAACGTCCGCGAGTTGAGGAAGTCCTCGGGCCGCCCGGTGGTTGTTGGCTTCGGCATCAGCAAGGCCGAGCAGGTCAGGCTGGTGTGCAGTGAGGCGGACGGTGCGATCATCGGCAGTGCTCTCGTGCGGCGGATGATGGAGGCTCAGGACTCGGGTGCGGGAACGGAGGGCATTGTCCAGACGGCCGCGATGGCGGTGAGGGAGTGGATGAGCGGATTGCCTGAGCCAAAGTGA
- a CDS encoding LOG family protein: MSGIPNGHPVICVFGSYSPKPGSLLYQLAYDIGHALATAGYTVANGGYDGTMEASAKGAKDAGGKTIGVTCSAFDTARGRTLAANPWIDREIHHTDVMLRIKDMMIMSDGYVILEGGTGTMTELSLVWEFVCKQLIPPRPIFVVGDFWRPMIKRIIAQRPGHGQHVYLVDTPQQIVDIATRTVPPDTGRLGAGSSVASRAPIPLRSVEQASNLSLDRQNAGPTPDA, translated from the coding sequence GTGAGCGGAATACCCAACGGCCACCCAGTGATCTGCGTCTTCGGCAGCTACTCGCCCAAACCGGGCTCCCTCCTGTACCAGTTGGCCTATGACATCGGCCATGCCCTGGCCACGGCCGGTTACACCGTCGCCAACGGGGGATACGACGGCACCATGGAGGCCAGCGCCAAGGGAGCCAAAGACGCCGGCGGGAAAACCATCGGCGTCACCTGCTCAGCCTTCGATACCGCCCGGGGCCGAACCCTGGCCGCCAACCCCTGGATCGACCGCGAGATCCACCATACCGACGTCATGCTCCGCATCAAGGACATGATGATCATGTCCGACGGCTACGTGATCCTCGAGGGCGGCACCGGCACCATGACCGAGCTCAGCTTGGTCTGGGAGTTCGTCTGCAAGCAGCTGATCCCGCCCCGGCCGATCTTCGTGGTCGGCGATTTCTGGCGGCCGATGATCAAACGAATTATCGCCCAGCGGCCCGGACACGGCCAGCACGTCTACCTGGTGGATACGCCACAGCAGATTGTCGATATCGCGACCAGGACCGTCCCGCCCGATACCGGCCGGCTTGGGGCAGGCTCCTCCGTGGCGTCGCGAGCGCCTATCCCACTCCGGAGTGTGGAACAGGCTTCCAACCTGTCACTCGACCGGCAAAACGCCGGTCCCACACCTGACGCCTAG
- a CDS encoding MltA domain-containing protein, which yields MSWSRLGWYMVLSGLALSSTGCPPRQTQPILEDKKDYGASLPPGELALVKIGPEQYPDFGAGYEHRKGLEEAAMHSLEFLSRPSSRRSFPYGDITHERAVASVEAFVQTLRTARSGEELDSLIRQRFEVYMSRGCDEKGTVLFTGYYRPTFDARLRPEGEFRYPLYRQPPDLEHNEVTQRYQRKGGGPYLSRIEIEKGGLAGQGLELCYLKDRFETYIVTVQGSGRLRMADGALLDIGYHGDNGYDYTSIGQDLVKRGLITPEQLSLQGLIQFFRQHPDQLDEAMSLNKRYVFFTPRPGGPFGSLNVPVTPFRSIATDKQVFPRACPAFLVTQLPARTQSGVICNHSYSGFAMDQDTGGAIRAAGRCDVFLGTGPEIGELAGRTLAEGKLYYIFVKQHGGLGESSAGASAGPGRSSGNETELPPSSDTH from the coding sequence GTGTCTTGGTCACGTCTTGGCTGGTACATGGTCCTGAGCGGTCTGGCGCTATCATCGACGGGATGTCCACCGAGGCAGACCCAGCCGATCCTGGAGGACAAGAAGGACTATGGTGCCTCCCTGCCGCCTGGTGAGCTAGCCCTGGTCAAGATTGGCCCCGAGCAGTATCCCGACTTTGGCGCCGGCTACGAACACCGGAAGGGGCTTGAAGAAGCGGCGATGCACAGTCTGGAGTTCCTGAGCCGGCCGTCGTCGCGGAGGTCTTTTCCCTACGGTGATATCACCCATGAGCGGGCGGTGGCGAGCGTGGAGGCGTTTGTGCAGACGCTACGCACGGCGCGTTCGGGCGAGGAGCTGGATTCGCTGATCCGGCAGCGGTTTGAGGTGTACATGTCGCGCGGGTGCGACGAGAAGGGAACGGTGTTGTTCACCGGCTACTACCGGCCGACCTTTGATGCGCGGCTGAGGCCGGAGGGCGAGTTCCGGTACCCGCTTTACCGGCAGCCGCCGGACCTGGAGCACAACGAGGTGACGCAGCGTTACCAGCGTAAAGGCGGCGGCCCGTACCTGAGTCGAATCGAGATTGAGAAGGGTGGTCTGGCGGGCCAGGGGCTGGAGTTGTGTTATCTGAAGGACCGATTCGAGACCTACATTGTGACGGTGCAGGGTTCTGGCCGGCTGCGTATGGCGGACGGGGCGCTGCTGGATATTGGCTACCATGGCGACAACGGTTACGACTACACCTCGATCGGGCAGGACCTGGTCAAGCGTGGGCTGATCACGCCGGAGCAGTTGTCGCTTCAGGGGCTGATTCAGTTTTTCAGGCAGCATCCGGACCAGTTGGACGAGGCCATGTCGCTGAACAAGCGGTACGTCTTTTTCACCCCGCGGCCGGGCGGGCCGTTCGGCAGCTTGAACGTGCCGGTGACGCCCTTCCGTTCGATTGCGACCGACAAACAGGTGTTTCCGCGGGCGTGCCCGGCCTTCCTGGTCACGCAGTTGCCGGCCCGTACGCAGAGCGGGGTCATCTGCAACCACAGCTACAGTGGCTTTGCCATGGATCAGGACACCGGCGGAGCGATTCGGGCAGCCGGGCGATGTGATGTTTTCCTGGGCACTGGCCCGGAGATTGGCGAGCTGGCGGGGCGGACGCTGGCGGAGGGTAAGCTCTACTACATCTTCGTCAAGCAGCATGGCGGCCTGGGGGAGTCATCCGCAGGCGCGTCTGCCGGGCCTGGCCGGTCGTCTGGAAACGAGACAGAGCTTCCGCCGAGCTCGGATACGCACTGA
- a CDS encoding alcohol dehydrogenase catalytic domain-containing protein, giving the protein MGLIQHPGRLTDQRPESILIPNASRVGEQSRRPARVRALCLKDTLRYEAAYPDPKPVDGEALVAVRLAGICATDLELAKGYMGFTGVPGHEFVGTVIKGSRAWRGKRVVAEINCICGKCDMCQRGLANHCRRRTVLGIDRHDGVFAEQVVVPERNLHEVPASVSDAQAVFVEPLAAALQVIKQSRIEKRMRVAVIGSGRLGLLVAQVLKTTGCDLEIVGRNELTLNFCEKRGIRGTSVRELSPRADRDVIVECSGSPAGLDLALAMLRPRGTIVLKSTYAQQSPINLTPVVVQELTVLGSRCGPFPDAIATLARGEIDVDSMITRQLPLDRGAEAFEMAADPRSIKILLKIGS; this is encoded by the coding sequence ATGGGGTTAATCCAGCATCCTGGGCGATTGACCGATCAACGCCCGGAGTCGATACTGATACCGAACGCCTCCAGGGTGGGGGAACAGAGTAGGAGGCCCGCTCGCGTGAGAGCCCTCTGTCTCAAGGACACACTTCGATACGAAGCCGCCTATCCGGATCCCAAACCGGTCGACGGCGAGGCCCTCGTTGCCGTCAGGCTGGCCGGCATCTGCGCCACCGACCTGGAACTGGCCAAGGGCTACATGGGCTTCACCGGCGTGCCCGGGCACGAATTCGTCGGCACCGTGATCAAGGGCTCCCGCGCCTGGCGCGGCAAGCGGGTCGTGGCCGAGATCAACTGCATCTGCGGCAAGTGCGACATGTGCCAGCGCGGCCTGGCCAATCACTGCCGCCGCCGGACCGTACTGGGCATCGATCGGCACGACGGCGTCTTCGCCGAGCAGGTCGTGGTTCCAGAACGTAATCTCCACGAGGTGCCAGCCTCAGTCAGCGACGCCCAGGCCGTCTTCGTCGAGCCGCTGGCGGCCGCCCTCCAGGTCATCAAGCAGTCCCGGATCGAGAAACGAATGCGAGTCGCGGTGATCGGCTCCGGCCGGCTCGGCCTGCTCGTCGCTCAGGTGCTCAAGACCACTGGCTGCGACCTCGAGATCGTCGGGCGGAACGAACTCACCCTGAACTTCTGCGAAAAACGGGGCATCCGCGGAACCTCGGTCCGCGAACTCTCCCCTCGTGCCGACCGTGACGTGATCGTCGAATGCAGCGGCTCACCCGCCGGCCTGGACCTGGCCCTGGCCATGCTCCGTCCGCGCGGCACAATCGTCCTCAAGAGCACCTACGCTCAGCAGTCGCCGATCAACCTCACCCCCGTCGTCGTCCAGGAACTGACCGTCCTCGGCAGCCGCTGCGGCCCCTTCCCGGACGCCATCGCTACCCTCGCCCGCGGCGAAATCGACGTCGATTCCATGATCACCCGGCAACTGCCCCTCGACCGCGGCGCCGAGGCCTTCGAGATGGCCGCCGATCCCCGCTCCATCAAGATCCTCCTCAAAATCGGGTCATAG
- a CDS encoding ferric reductase-like transmembrane domain-containing protein: protein MRINYVVQGALWLTLYLILALAPLLIVLVGAAQPKREFIREASVALGFVGLAMMGLQFILTARFKWLKAPYGSDIVYSFHRQISLIAFGFILAHPLLLTLVDLPAVLIRFDFINHPFYPRFGFYAALAVTILVGASLFRRPLRIGYDGWRRLHGVLASLAILCGVVHVFEINHYLQTPWKRFFWLGYTLMWLSLTLWVRLIKPWLELGTPYVVEGLRPERGDAHTLAVAPLGHPGIRFQPGQFAWVTVGDSPFSDREHPFSFSGSAERAPGRLEFTIKALGDFTRRIREVQVGQRVYVDGPFGVLSADRHVRAYGFVFIAGGIGITPMMSHLRTLADRGDRRPLVLIYGGQDYDGLTFREEIDVLAARLRLKVVYVLANPPVGWTGEKGLLSQELLGRHMPRDGRYEYLICGPPTMMDAVERSLRRLGIPIGDYHSERFDLA from the coding sequence ATGCGGATCAACTACGTCGTCCAAGGCGCTCTCTGGTTGACGCTGTACCTCATCTTGGCACTGGCCCCTCTGCTGATCGTCCTCGTCGGCGCTGCACAACCGAAGCGTGAGTTCATTCGAGAAGCCTCAGTTGCCCTTGGCTTTGTCGGGCTTGCCATGATGGGTTTGCAGTTTATCCTGACGGCCCGGTTCAAGTGGCTCAAAGCGCCGTACGGCAGCGATATCGTCTACAGCTTTCACCGTCAGATTTCCCTCATCGCCTTCGGCTTCATTCTCGCCCATCCCCTCCTGTTGACCCTGGTTGATCTTCCGGCGGTCCTCATCCGGTTCGACTTCATCAACCATCCTTTCTACCCGCGTTTTGGCTTCTACGCGGCCCTCGCAGTGACGATTCTGGTTGGAGCCTCGCTCTTTCGTCGGCCCCTGAGGATCGGCTACGACGGTTGGCGCCGGCTGCACGGCGTGCTTGCCTCGCTGGCCATTCTGTGCGGTGTTGTGCACGTCTTCGAGATCAACCACTACCTGCAGACTCCCTGGAAGCGCTTCTTTTGGCTGGGTTACACGCTGATGTGGCTATCGCTCACCTTGTGGGTGCGGCTGATCAAGCCATGGTTGGAGCTTGGCACGCCGTATGTTGTTGAGGGGCTGCGACCGGAACGCGGTGACGCCCACACTCTTGCGGTCGCTCCGCTCGGCCACCCGGGAATCCGGTTTCAGCCGGGGCAATTCGCCTGGGTTACCGTCGGGGACTCGCCGTTTTCGGACCGGGAGCACCCGTTCTCGTTTTCCGGGAGTGCCGAGCGTGCTCCCGGGCGTCTGGAGTTCACCATCAAGGCCCTGGGTGATTTCACCCGGCGCATCCGCGAGGTGCAGGTGGGGCAGCGGGTGTACGTTGACGGCCCCTTCGGCGTGTTAAGCGCCGACCGCCACGTGCGAGCCTACGGATTTGTATTCATCGCGGGCGGTATTGGCATCACGCCGATGATGAGCCACTTGCGGACGCTGGCCGATCGAGGTGATCGTCGGCCACTGGTGCTGATCTACGGCGGGCAGGACTACGATGGGTTGACATTTCGTGAGGAGATCGATGTGCTGGCGGCGAGGCTGAGGCTCAAGGTGGTTTACGTGCTTGCCAACCCGCCGGTCGGCTGGACGGGCGAGAAGGGTCTCCTGAGCCAGGAGCTTCTAGGCCGCCACATGCCGCGGGACGGGCGATACGAATACCTGATTTGCGGGCCGCCGACGATGATGGATGCGGTCGAGCGATCTCTCCGTCGGCTTGGCATTCCGATCGGGGACTACCATTCGGAGCGGTTTGACCTGGCGTAG
- a CDS encoding ABC transporter permease has product MFTGISAETIRLGIKNILLHKLRSFLTTLGIICGVGAVICMLSISEGASEAEMNLIRLLGTHNVIAKSVKPQAGGDVSEGRSRLLEYGLTEEDLGLMYATIPHIERIVPLREVAFEVCRGPSRYPVTVVGADPAFFETVRIGISQGRTIESLDSTQLAKVCVIGAEVRSRLFAYEDPIGRSIIVNSFTAGTIPYEVIGVLDRVETAGLPARGIGERNLNSEVFIPLATADSRYGDIKVQRSSGTSEYAKCAYSDFYIEVDALEHVREVSEMVHRAISFRHTKQDYTINVPLERLRIAEAEKRRRQITLGTIAGISLLVGGIGIMNIMLATVTERTREIGIRRALGAKRRHIILQFLIEAIVLTTVGGILGIVSGATGAHVITSWVHWPTVIHQWVILVSFGLAVAVGLFFGIYPAAAAARLDPIEALRHE; this is encoded by the coding sequence ATGTTCACCGGAATCAGCGCGGAGACCATTCGGCTCGGCATCAAGAACATCCTGCTGCACAAGCTGCGTTCGTTCCTGACGACGCTGGGCATCATCTGTGGGGTGGGGGCGGTCATCTGCATGCTCTCGATCAGCGAGGGGGCCTCGGAGGCGGAGATGAACCTGATCCGCCTGCTGGGTACTCACAACGTGATCGCCAAGTCGGTCAAGCCCCAGGCCGGCGGTGATGTCTCCGAAGGGCGGTCCCGCCTCCTGGAATACGGTTTGACGGAAGAGGACCTCGGGTTGATGTACGCGACGATCCCGCACATCGAGCGGATCGTCCCGCTCCGAGAGGTGGCCTTTGAGGTGTGCCGCGGTCCCAGTCGTTACCCGGTGACCGTCGTGGGTGCCGATCCGGCCTTCTTTGAGACGGTTCGGATCGGAATCAGCCAGGGGCGGACCATTGAGTCGTTGGACAGCACGCAGCTGGCCAAAGTCTGCGTCATCGGTGCCGAGGTCCGCAGCCGGTTGTTTGCCTATGAGGATCCCATTGGCCGATCGATCATCGTCAACAGCTTCACTGCGGGCACCATCCCCTACGAGGTCATTGGAGTACTGGATCGCGTGGAGACGGCAGGCCTGCCGGCCAGGGGTATCGGGGAGCGCAATCTGAACAGCGAGGTTTTCATCCCGCTGGCGACGGCCGATTCTCGCTATGGGGACATCAAGGTGCAGCGGAGTAGCGGCACCAGCGAGTATGCCAAGTGCGCCTATAGCGATTTCTACATTGAGGTCGATGCTCTCGAGCACGTGCGGGAAGTGTCCGAAATGGTTCACCGGGCGATCAGCTTCCGGCACACGAAGCAGGATTACACGATCAACGTGCCGCTGGAGCGGCTCCGCATCGCCGAGGCGGAGAAGCGTCGACGGCAGATCACGCTGGGTACCATTGCGGGCATTTCGCTGCTGGTCGGCGGTATTGGGATCATGAACATCATGCTGGCCACTGTTACCGAGCGGACCCGGGAGATCGGCATCCGCCGGGCGCTCGGAGCCAAGCGGCGGCACATCATCCTTCAGTTCCTGATTGAAGCCATTGTGCTCACGACCGTCGGCGGCATTCTGGGCATCGTGAGCGGGGCGACCGGAGCTCATGTCATCACATCCTGGGTCCACTGGCCGACGGTTATCCACCAGTGGGTGATCCTGGTCAGTTTTGGCCTGGCGGTGGCGGTGGGGCTTTTCTTCGGCATCTATCCGGCGGCGGCGGCCGCGCGACTGGATCCGATCGAAGCTCTGCGTCACGAGTAG